The Streptomyces sp. NBC_00691 genome has a segment encoding these proteins:
- the glnII gene encoding glutamine synthetase, which yields MTFKAEYIWIDGTEPTAKLRSKTKIIVSGGATLGELPIWGFDGSSTNQAKGHASDRVLKPVFVCPDPIRGGDDVLVLCEVLNTDMTPHDSNTRAALAEVATKYAAQEPIFGIEQEYTFFEGTRPLGFPVNGFPAAQGGYYCGVGADEIFGRPIVEAHLENCLKAGLGISGINAEVMPGQWEFQVGPLAPLEVSDQLWIARWLLYRTAEDFNVSATLDPKPVKGDWNGAGAHTNFSTKAMREGYDAIITAAESLGEGSKPLDHVKNYGAGIDDRLTGLHETAPWDQYSYGVSDRGASVRIPWQVEQDQKGYIEDRRPNANVDPYTVTRLIVDTCCEALEKAGQV from the coding sequence TCGTGAGCGGGGGCGCCACGCTCGGCGAGCTGCCGATCTGGGGCTTCGACGGTTCCAGCACGAACCAGGCCAAGGGCCACGCCTCGGACCGTGTCCTCAAGCCGGTCTTCGTCTGCCCGGACCCGATCCGCGGCGGCGACGACGTCCTGGTGCTGTGCGAGGTCCTCAACACGGACATGACGCCGCACGACTCCAACACGCGTGCCGCGCTGGCCGAGGTCGCCACGAAGTACGCCGCTCAGGAGCCGATCTTCGGCATCGAGCAGGAGTACACCTTCTTCGAGGGCACCCGCCCGCTCGGCTTCCCGGTCAACGGCTTCCCGGCCGCGCAGGGCGGCTACTACTGCGGCGTCGGCGCGGACGAGATCTTCGGCCGCCCGATCGTCGAGGCGCACCTGGAGAACTGCCTCAAGGCCGGTCTCGGCATCTCCGGCATCAACGCCGAGGTCATGCCGGGCCAGTGGGAGTTCCAGGTCGGCCCGCTGGCGCCGCTGGAGGTCTCGGACCAGCTGTGGATCGCCCGCTGGCTGCTGTACCGCACGGCCGAGGACTTCAACGTCTCCGCGACGCTGGACCCGAAGCCGGTGAAGGGCGACTGGAACGGCGCGGGCGCGCACACCAACTTCTCGACGAAGGCGATGCGCGAGGGCTACGACGCGATCATCACCGCCGCCGAGTCCCTCGGCGAGGGCTCGAAGCCGCTCGACCACGTCAAGAACTACGGCGCCGGCATCGACGACCGTCTGACGGGTCTGCACGAGACCGCCCCGTGGGACCAGTACTCCTACGGCGTCTCGGACCGCGGCGCCTCGGTCCGCATCCCGTGGCAGGTCGAGCAGGACCAGAAGGGCTACATCGAGGACCGTCGCCCGAACGCGAACGTGGACCCGTACACGGTGACCCGCCTCATCGTGGACACCTGCTGCGAGGCCCTCGAGAAGGCCGGCCAGGTCTGA
- a CDS encoding winged helix-turn-helix domain-containing protein — MAQTAHSTPTAVRPGRHRLRAVDPDEVVDFAQVADFLPPGATLLPAPPHTLPTLPGRPPMVGYLVLVPADQQPRLPVAAPSPVPAAVEDQGPVAIDGVQRIAVVDGQALDLTYLEFELLAHLVAHPHRVHTRDQLVTTVWGYGHVGDGRTVDVHVARLRRKLGAEHRHTIQTVRRVGYKYTP; from the coding sequence ATGGCGCAGACCGCTCACAGCACCCCCACCGCCGTTCGTCCCGGCCGTCATCGGCTGCGTGCCGTCGATCCCGACGAGGTCGTCGACTTCGCGCAGGTCGCCGACTTCCTGCCGCCCGGCGCCACCCTGCTGCCCGCTCCCCCGCACACCCTGCCGACGCTGCCGGGCCGGCCGCCGATGGTCGGGTACCTCGTGCTCGTGCCGGCCGACCAGCAGCCTCGGCTGCCCGTCGCCGCCCCCTCGCCCGTCCCCGCCGCGGTGGAGGACCAGGGGCCCGTGGCCATCGACGGCGTCCAGCGGATCGCCGTCGTGGACGGGCAGGCGCTCGACCTGACATATCTCGAGTTCGAGTTGCTGGCCCATCTGGTGGCGCACCCCCACCGGGTCCACACCCGCGACCAGTTGGTCACCACCGTGTGGGGGTACGGCCACGTCGGCGACGGGCGGACCGTCGACGTGCACGTGGCCCGGCTGCGGCGCAAGCTGGGCGCCGAGCACCGCCACACGATCCAGACCGTGCGGCGGGTCGGCTACAAGTACACGCCCTGA
- a CDS encoding PepSY-associated TM helix domain-containing protein, with protein MTIDDPARPEIPEAPPSQRTPATPATPSTPQKAGIWSALRPLVLRLHFYAGVLVAPFLLVAAASGLLYALSYQAEKVVYAHELEVPVGETTLPLSQQVDIAREANPNGTVTAVWPGAEPGATTRVLMADPDVPEGTSLAVFVDPYTGDVRGRLPSYGSSGALPLRTWIDGLHRDLHLGDIGRNYSELAASWLWVIALGGLLLWLGRRRRDRRALFVPEGGPASRRRTLSWHGSVGLWAVTGLVLLSATGLTWSRYAGENIGVVQDGLGGATPTLTATVGGAAGGSSEHEGHGGGHTGGTTAQGPDIGLDKALETARAAGIDSPRISVILPGEGKGYVIRETDAQFPLQLDSVALDPADGEVLDRLRFADYPLLAKLTRIGIDAHMGVFLGLFNQLALAVLALALILLILWGYRMWWLRRPGRPAPRGAWRKVPVTMLLPLAAVTAVVGWFVPLLGISLLLFLAADLALGLVSRARGTVRAG; from the coding sequence ATGACCATCGACGATCCCGCACGCCCGGAAATTCCCGAGGCGCCACCGTCGCAACGCACCCCGGCCACACCCGCCACCCCGTCCACCCCGCAGAAGGCGGGAATCTGGAGCGCCCTCCGCCCCCTCGTCCTCCGCCTCCACTTCTACGCGGGCGTGCTCGTCGCCCCGTTCCTCCTCGTGGCCGCGGCGAGCGGTCTGCTCTACGCGCTCTCCTACCAGGCCGAGAAGGTCGTGTACGCGCACGAGCTCGAGGTCCCCGTCGGCGAGACGACCCTGCCGCTCTCCCAGCAGGTGGACATCGCCCGCGAGGCCAACCCGAACGGCACCGTCACCGCCGTCTGGCCCGGCGCAGAGCCCGGCGCCACCACCCGCGTCCTGATGGCCGACCCGGACGTTCCCGAGGGCACCTCACTGGCCGTCTTCGTGGACCCGTACACCGGGGACGTACGCGGTCGGCTGCCCAGCTACGGAAGCTCCGGCGCCCTCCCGCTGCGCACCTGGATCGACGGTCTCCACCGTGATCTGCACCTCGGCGACATCGGCCGCAACTACAGCGAGCTGGCGGCCAGCTGGCTCTGGGTGATCGCCCTCGGCGGACTGCTGCTGTGGCTCGGCCGGCGCCGGAGGGACCGCCGTGCCCTGTTCGTGCCGGAGGGCGGCCCGGCCTCGCGCCGCCGCACGCTGTCCTGGCACGGCTCGGTCGGTCTGTGGGCGGTGACCGGACTCGTCCTGCTGTCGGCGACGGGCCTGACCTGGTCGCGGTACGCGGGCGAGAACATCGGCGTCGTCCAGGACGGTCTCGGCGGCGCGACGCCCACGCTCACCGCGACCGTCGGCGGCGCGGCCGGCGGCTCCTCGGAACACGAGGGCCACGGCGGCGGCCACACCGGCGGCACCACCGCGCAGGGCCCGGACATCGGCCTCGACAAGGCCCTGGAGACGGCCCGCGCGGCCGGCATCGACAGCCCCAGGATCTCGGTGATCCTGCCGGGCGAGGGCAAGGGGTACGTGATCAGGGAGACGGACGCGCAGTTCCCGCTCCAGCTGGACTCGGTGGCGCTGGACCCGGCGGACGGCGAGGTCCTCGACCGGCTCCGCTTCGCCGACTACCCGCTCCTCGCGAAGCTCACCCGGATAGGCATCGACGCGCACATGGGCGTGTTCCTGGGCCTGTTCAACCAGCTGGCCCTCGCGGTCCTGGCGCTCGCCCTGATCCTGCTGATCCTGTGGGGCTACCGCATGTGGTGGCTGCGCCGCCCCGGCCGCCCGGCGCCCCGCGGAGCCTGGCGGAAGGTCCCGGTGACGATGCTGCTCCCGCTCGCCGCGGTGACGGCCGTCGTGGGGTGGTTCGTCCCGCTGCTCGGCATCAGCCTGCTGCTGTTCCTGGCCGCGGACCTCGCCCTGGGACTGGTGTCCAGGGCGAGGGGCACGGTGCGGGCGGGCTGA
- a CDS encoding NAD-dependent epimerase/dehydratase family protein, producing MKLLMLGGTEFVGRAVVEAALARGWEVTVFHRGRHAAPAGVTSLIGDRTTGPDGLAALATGSWDAVVDTWSAAPSAVRDVARLLADRVGRFAYVSSRSVYAWPAPAGLDEDGPLVEGSADDGDVPYAEAKRGGELAATAAFGADRTLLVRAGLILGPYENVGRLPWWLGRIARGGSVLAPGPAALSVQYVDVRDLAEWTLDAVAAGLSGPYNLVSPPGHVTMGDLLDACVRATGSGAELRWTEPEALVEAGVAPWSELPVWLPPGEMYDAMHAADVSRALAAGLRCRSAAETVADTWAWLESVGGTAPQRPDRPQVGLSPEREAEVLAALGRG from the coding sequence ATGAAACTGCTGATGCTCGGAGGTACGGAATTCGTCGGCCGCGCGGTCGTCGAGGCGGCGCTCGCCCGGGGCTGGGAGGTGACCGTCTTCCATCGCGGCCGGCACGCGGCACCGGCGGGGGTCACCTCGCTCATCGGCGACCGCACGACCGGCCCCGACGGTCTCGCCGCGCTCGCCACGGGTTCCTGGGACGCCGTCGTGGACACCTGGTCCGCCGCGCCGTCCGCGGTGCGGGACGTGGCGCGGCTGCTCGCCGACCGCGTCGGACGGTTCGCGTACGTGTCGAGCCGTTCGGTGTACGCGTGGCCGGCGCCGGCCGGACTCGACGAGGACGGCCCGCTGGTGGAGGGTTCGGCCGACGACGGGGACGTGCCGTACGCGGAGGCCAAGCGGGGCGGCGAGCTGGCCGCGACCGCCGCGTTCGGCGCGGACCGGACGCTGCTCGTCCGCGCGGGCCTCATCCTCGGCCCGTACGAGAACGTGGGCCGGCTGCCCTGGTGGCTGGGCCGGATCGCCCGCGGCGGCTCCGTCCTGGCCCCCGGTCCGGCCGCGCTGTCGGTCCAGTACGTCGACGTCCGCGACCTCGCCGAGTGGACGCTCGACGCGGTGGCCGCGGGACTCTCGGGGCCGTACAACCTCGTGTCGCCGCCCGGGCACGTGACCATGGGCGATCTGCTCGACGCGTGCGTGCGGGCCACCGGATCCGGTGCCGAACTCCGCTGGACCGAGCCGGAGGCGCTGGTCGAGGCCGGGGTGGCGCCGTGGTCGGAACTGCCCGTGTGGCTGCCGCCGGGCGAGATGTACGACGCGATGCACGCCGCCGACGTCTCCCGCGCCCTCGCGGCGGGGCTGCGCTGCCGGTCGGCGGCGGAGACGGTCGCGGACACCTGGGCATGGCTGGAATCGGTCGGCGGCACGGCGCCGCAGCGCCCGGACCGACCGCAGGTCGGTCTCTCCCCCGAGCGCGAGGCGGAGGTGCTGGCGGCGCTCGGGCGGGGATGA
- a CDS encoding tyrosine-protein phosphatase has product MPAIPAASVANLRDLGGLPLAAGRSVRPGLVLRSAHLDRLDPAEPAVAALGIRTVVDLRTETERADRPDRLPSGARGIVADVLADHLATSGLPPAARLKALLTDPALAEEHLGGGQVRKAFARTYRAFVSGDSARAAYGTLLSELGAPDAGPLLFHCSAGKDRTGWAATVVLSLLGADEGTAREEYLSVNTAVRQAFAPMIEGFTAQGGDPDLALDLIGVLPEYLDAALDEVAVRHGSMERYVREGLGVPDEVTARIRERLTVRAG; this is encoded by the coding sequence ATGCCCGCCATCCCCGCCGCCTCCGTCGCCAACCTCCGTGACCTGGGCGGTCTGCCGCTCGCAGCCGGGCGTTCCGTCCGCCCCGGACTCGTCCTGCGTTCCGCCCACCTCGACCGGCTCGACCCGGCCGAGCCGGCCGTGGCCGCGCTGGGGATCCGTACCGTCGTCGACCTCCGCACGGAGACCGAGCGCGCCGACCGGCCCGACCGGCTGCCCTCCGGGGCCCGGGGCATCGTCGCGGACGTGCTCGCCGACCACCTGGCCACCAGCGGACTGCCGCCCGCCGCCCGTCTCAAGGCGCTGCTCACCGACCCGGCACTCGCCGAGGAGCACCTCGGCGGGGGCCAGGTCCGGAAGGCCTTCGCCCGGACGTACCGGGCCTTCGTCTCCGGCGATTCGGCCCGCGCCGCCTACGGCACCCTCCTGTCCGAACTGGGCGCTCCGGACGCCGGTCCGCTGCTCTTCCACTGTTCTGCGGGGAAGGACCGGACGGGGTGGGCGGCGACGGTCGTCCTGTCGCTGCTCGGCGCCGACGAGGGGACCGCGCGGGAGGAGTACCTGTCGGTCAACACGGCTGTGCGGCAGGCGTTCGCACCGATGATCGAGGGTTTCACGGCCCAGGGCGGCGACCCCGACCTCGCGCTCGACCTGATCGGCGTCCTGCCGGAGTACCTGGACGCGGCGCTCGACGAAGTGGCGGTCCGGCACGGGTCGATGGAGCGGTACGTGCGGGAGGGGCTCGGGGTCCCGGACGAGGTGACGGCGCGGATCCGTGAGCGGCTGACGGTACGCGCGGGGTGA
- a CDS encoding metal-dependent hydrolase, which yields MSNTQPAPVASEHVELKARKVSFDWEETPLHWVPGDPFTTHTINVLHLLLPAGERWFVHVYQQALPYITDDRLRADVIGFIGQEAIHSQAHDDVLPHLREQGLDPTPYTAQVDWFFEKLLGDRTLPPGRPRRWWLMERVAMIAAIEHYTAFLGNWVLNADALDRVGADPTMLDLLRWHGAEEVEHRSVAFELFMHLDGGYRRRARTWALAFSALVFLWQRGVRFFMENDPTLLDGKASIGQFVRKGRQGVLPSTPDMLRSIPRYLSRAYHPSQEGDTAQAMAYLASSPGANGGR from the coding sequence ATGTCTAATACGCAGCCTGCACCGGTGGCGTCGGAGCACGTCGAGCTCAAGGCCCGCAAGGTCTCCTTCGACTGGGAGGAGACTCCGCTCCACTGGGTACCCGGCGATCCCTTCACCACGCACACCATCAACGTGCTGCACCTGCTGCTCCCGGCCGGCGAGCGCTGGTTCGTGCACGTCTACCAGCAGGCGCTGCCGTACATCACCGACGACCGGCTGCGCGCGGACGTCATCGGCTTCATCGGCCAGGAGGCCATCCACTCCCAGGCCCACGACGACGTCCTGCCCCACCTCCGCGAGCAGGGCCTCGACCCGACCCCGTACACCGCGCAGGTCGACTGGTTCTTCGAGAAGCTCCTCGGGGACCGGACCCTGCCGCCGGGCCGGCCGCGCCGCTGGTGGCTGATGGAGCGGGTCGCGATGATCGCCGCGATCGAGCACTACACCGCGTTCCTCGGCAACTGGGTGCTCAACGCCGACGCGCTCGACCGGGTCGGCGCCGACCCCACCATGCTCGACCTGCTGCGCTGGCACGGCGCGGAGGAGGTCGAGCACCGCTCGGTCGCCTTCGAGCTGTTCATGCACCTCGACGGCGGCTACCGGCGCCGCGCCCGCACCTGGGCGCTCGCCTTCTCCGCGCTCGTCTTCCTGTGGCAGCGGGGCGTCCGCTTCTTCATGGAGAACGACCCCACCCTCCTCGACGGCAAGGCCTCCATCGGCCAGTTCGTCCGCAAGGGCCGGCAGGGCGTGCTGCCCTCCACCCCCGACATGCTGCGCTCGATCCCCCGCTACCTCAGCCGCGCCTACCACCCCTCCCAGGAGGGCGACACCGCGCAGGCGATGGCCTACCTGGCCTCCTCCCCCGGCGCCAACGGAGGCCGCTGA
- a CDS encoding PDR/VanB family oxidoreductase, whose translation MPRFTTVALVAGAALLVRRAVRGRMTTAPLWPMPALDEPVSGYGRGSTVPRKVLVTARATPADGVVELRLEGRGLPAWQPGAHVDLVLPSGLVRQYSLCGDPADPTAYTVATRLIESGQGGSREVHEQLHEGVEIEIRGPRNRFPLVGSPAYVFVAGGIGITPVLPMLRAAEAAGADWRLVYCGRSRATMPYLAEIESLGRAGKRVTVVAEDESGHPDLGFLAGVPAGTPVYCCGPDGLMEAVAAAMPEGLTPRLERFSAVATTGGTAFEVELRRSGRTVRVAADQSVLAAVREEVPGLMYSCRQGFCGTCRQVVLEGDVDHRDDLLTEAERDASMLICVSRCAGERLVLDL comes from the coding sequence ATGCCCCGGTTCACCACCGTCGCCCTCGTCGCCGGGGCCGCGCTGCTGGTCCGCCGCGCCGTCCGCGGCCGGATGACGACGGCCCCGCTGTGGCCGATGCCGGCCCTCGACGAGCCCGTCTCCGGATACGGCCGCGGCAGCACCGTCCCCCGCAAGGTCCTCGTCACCGCGCGCGCGACGCCGGCCGACGGGGTCGTCGAACTGCGCCTGGAGGGACGCGGACTGCCCGCCTGGCAGCCCGGCGCGCACGTCGACCTCGTCCTGCCCTCCGGGCTCGTCCGGCAGTACTCGCTCTGCGGCGACCCTGCCGACCCCACCGCGTACACCGTCGCGACCCGGCTGATCGAGAGCGGGCAGGGCGGCTCGCGCGAGGTCCACGAGCAGCTCCACGAGGGCGTGGAGATCGAGATCCGGGGCCCGCGCAACCGCTTCCCGCTCGTCGGCTCCCCCGCGTACGTCTTCGTCGCCGGCGGCATCGGCATCACGCCGGTCCTGCCGATGCTGCGCGCCGCCGAGGCGGCCGGGGCGGACTGGCGGCTCGTGTACTGCGGGCGCAGCCGCGCCACCATGCCGTACCTGGCGGAGATCGAGTCCCTCGGCCGGGCCGGCAAGCGGGTGACCGTCGTCGCGGAGGACGAGTCCGGCCACCCCGACCTGGGCTTCCTCGCCGGCGTACCGGCCGGGACCCCGGTCTACTGCTGCGGTCCCGACGGGCTCATGGAGGCCGTCGCGGCGGCGATGCCGGAGGGCCTGACCCCGCGCCTGGAGCGCTTCTCGGCCGTCGCGACGACCGGTGGCACGGCCTTCGAGGTCGAACTGCGCCGCTCCGGACGCACGGTGCGGGTGGCGGCGGACCAGTCGGTCCTCGCGGCGGTCCGCGAGGAGGTCCCCGGCCTCATGTACTCCTGCCGGCAGGGCTTCTGCGGAACCTGCCGGCAGGTCGTCCTGGAGGGCGATGTCGACCACCGGGACGATCTGCTCACCGAGGCCGAACGGGACGCCTCGATGCTGATCTGCGTCTCGCGCTGCGCGGGAGAGCGGCTCGTCCTCGACCTCTGA
- a CDS encoding TetR/AcrR family transcriptional regulator has translation MTTGVRRRMGVEERKQQLIGVALELFSHRSPDEVSIDEIAAAAGISRPLVYHYFPGKQSLYEAALRRAADELAARFVEPPQGPLGARLLRVMGRFFDFVDDHGPGFAALMRGGPAVGSSTTNAMIDEVRHAAYVQILAHLEVEKPSARIELVVRSWVSLAESTALIWLDGRRVPRAELELQLVHDFGALAAVSAAYDEDMAAILVGILADEPADGPFGELVARLVALVPAVTPEAPSVPGQRLR, from the coding sequence ATGACGACCGGGGTACGCCGCAGGATGGGCGTCGAGGAGCGCAAGCAGCAGCTGATCGGGGTGGCCCTCGAACTCTTCAGCCACCGCTCTCCCGACGAGGTGTCCATCGACGAGATCGCCGCTGCCGCGGGGATCTCGCGGCCGCTGGTCTACCACTACTTCCCCGGCAAGCAGAGCCTCTACGAGGCGGCGCTGCGGCGCGCGGCCGACGAGCTGGCGGCCCGGTTCGTGGAGCCTCCGCAGGGGCCGCTGGGGGCCCGGCTGTTGCGGGTGATGGGCCGGTTCTTCGACTTCGTCGACGACCACGGTCCGGGATTCGCGGCGCTGATGCGCGGCGGGCCCGCGGTGGGTTCCTCCACGACGAACGCGATGATCGACGAGGTGCGGCACGCCGCCTACGTGCAGATCCTCGCCCACCTCGAGGTCGAGAAGCCCTCGGCCAGAATCGAGTTGGTCGTGCGTTCCTGGGTGTCGCTCGCCGAGTCGACGGCGCTGATCTGGCTGGACGGCCGCCGGGTCCCGCGCGCCGAGCTGGAGTTGCAGCTCGTGCACGACTTCGGGGCTCTCGCCGCGGTGAGTGCCGCGTACGACGAGGACATGGCGGCGATCCTGGTCGGCATCCTCGCGGACGAGCCGGCCGACGGCCCCTTCGGGGAGCTGGTGGCCCGGCTCGTCGCACTGGTGCCCGCGGTCACGCCCGAGGCGCCCTCCGTACCCGGTCAGCGACTGCGGTAG
- a CDS encoding 5-carboxymethyl-2-hydroxymuconate Delta-isomerase, with amino-acid sequence MPQITVEHSASLDRRGFARALHPLVVETVDTTLGACKTRFREVDETVVGDGAAEEVLVHVEIALLTGRTDALKGRLAEAVLALLPEYVKAPDGVRLSVEVRDLEASYRSR; translated from the coding sequence ATGCCGCAGATCACCGTCGAACACTCCGCGTCCCTCGACCGGCGCGGCTTCGCGCGCGCCCTGCACCCGCTCGTCGTCGAGACGGTCGACACGACGCTCGGCGCCTGCAAGACCCGCTTCCGCGAGGTCGACGAGACGGTCGTCGGGGACGGCGCCGCCGAGGAGGTCCTCGTCCACGTCGAGATCGCCCTGCTGACGGGCCGTACGGACGCGCTCAAGGGGCGCCTCGCGGAGGCCGTCCTCGCCCTCCTGCCGGAGTACGTGAAGGCGCCCGACGGGGTGCGTCTCTCGGTCGAGGTCCGCGACCTGGAGGCGTCCTACCGCAGTCGCTGA
- a CDS encoding GNAT family N-acetyltransferase → MTAQVTFRQADTRDVDLLAGMYDGAARWMLRNGIDQWKPGGKSAAHFRARVAAGEVWLAYHDGLAVGAYELWWEDEQAWGPQPPVAGYVHRLMTDRGSAPAGTGRALLAHAEGRVAAGGRRVARLDCLSDNPRLRTYYEAAGYRAVGEEPGKLAADGTRYGVTLMERSLTPGAVTSP, encoded by the coding sequence ATGACGGCACAAGTGACCTTCCGGCAGGCGGACACCCGCGACGTGGACCTGCTGGCGGGAATGTACGACGGCGCGGCCCGCTGGATGCTGCGGAACGGGATCGACCAGTGGAAGCCCGGCGGGAAGAGCGCCGCCCACTTCCGTGCGCGCGTCGCCGCCGGTGAGGTGTGGCTGGCGTACCACGACGGCCTCGCCGTCGGCGCCTACGAACTGTGGTGGGAGGACGAGCAGGCCTGGGGCCCGCAGCCGCCGGTCGCCGGGTACGTCCACCGGCTGATGACGGACCGGGGATCCGCGCCCGCCGGGACCGGCCGGGCGCTGCTCGCGCACGCGGAGGGCCGTGTCGCGGCGGGCGGGAGGCGGGTGGCCCGGCTGGACTGTCTGTCGGACAACCCGCGGCTCCGCACGTACTACGAGGCCGCGGGGTACCGTGCCGTCGGCGAGGAGCCGGGGAAGCTCGCCGCCGACGGCACGCGCTACGGGGTGACCCTGATGGAGCGGTCGCTCACCCCGGGGGCCGTCACTTCGCCTTGA